The genomic interval AATATAAGTATGATAAAAACAGCGAAACATATGCACGATACAGTGACGGAGAACAAACGGTCGAACGACATACGAACGAGCCAATCACGATAGACAATATTTTTATTGTAGAAACACCGCATCAAGTGATTGATAATGCGGGCCGGCGGGCAATTGATATAACCTCAGGTGGGAATGCGTATCTAATTCAGAAAGGGAAGATCCGAAAAGTTCAATGGGAAAACCGTGATGGCCGGATTATTCCTGTCAAAGACGGAGAACCTGTTAACTTTGTAGCCGGTAAAACATGGATAAATATAATCCCATCTAATCCGGGCTTATCTCAGTCGGTCACAGTAACAAATGAATAGAAAGCAGGTGGTGTCACCATGCAAATTGATAAATTGCGCGGAAAACAGCTAGATCAGTTGTTTGACGCCATTCTTTCATTGGAGGATAGCGAGGAATGTTATAAGTTTTTTGATGATATTGCAACAATGTCAGAAATAAATGCCTTGGCACAGCGGTTGCAAGTAGCCAAAATGCTGCGGGAAGGCCATACATATAGCGCTATTGAAGAGGAGACAAATGCCTCAACGGCAACCATTTCGCGCGTGAGACGCTGTATCAACTATGGCAGTGATGGCTATAAAATTGTGCTGGACCGCATAGAGGACAGGGATGAATAAAGCGAATTTCAATCAGTGGGGTTTTATCCCCCACTCATCCCCTTAGTCTGACCTTCCTG from Lentibacillus cibarius carries:
- a CDS encoding YerC/YecD family TrpR-related protein — its product is MQIDKLRGKQLDQLFDAILSLEDSEECYKFFDDIATMSEINALAQRLQVAKMLREGHTYSAIEEETNASTATISRVRRCINYGSDGYKIVLDRIEDRDE